Proteins encoded by one window of Vigna radiata var. radiata cultivar VC1973A chromosome 5, Vradiata_ver6, whole genome shotgun sequence:
- the LOC106760544 gene encoding DNA-directed RNA polymerase V subunit 5C isoform X1 — protein MECIASLIDNGSVESSRYFLSRRTVLEMLADRGYDVVQHANLTSSLSDFRSRFGQQPNHEALGFCVSHLSNPSNTVQVAFAGTDAIKMGTVMEICSRIVDSGNLKSLIIIVQSKITSFAQKKLMNLAYKVEIIRIEDLLINITKHVLQPKYEILTDEEKKALLTKHNLEEKQLPCMLKTDVIARYYGLEKGQVVKITHSGPVVDSHVTYRCVA, from the exons ATGGAATGCATCGCAAGTTTGATAGACAACGGGAGCGTTGAGAGCAGTCGCTACTTCCTGAGCCGTCGAACGGTGTTGGAAATGCTCGCCGACAGAGGCTACGACGTCGTTCAGCACGCAAACCTCACCTCCTCGCTCAGCGACTTCCGTTCCCGCTTCGGCCAACAACCAAACCATGAAGCCCTCGGTTTCTGCGTTTCGCATCTCTCCAACCCCTCCAACACT GTCCAGGTCGCGTTTGCCGGAACCGATGCTATAAAAATGGGAACCGTCATGGAAATATGCAGCCGGATTGTCGACAGTGGAAACTTGAAATCGCTCATAATCATTGTGCAGAGCAAAATCACTTCCTTCGCACAGAAAAAATTGATGAACTTGGCATACAAAGTTGAGATTATCAGG ATTGAAGATTTGCTTATCAACATTACAAAGCATGTTTTACAACCAAAGTATGAGATACTAACTGATGAGGAGAAGAAAGCACTGCTCACCAAGCATAACTTGGAAGAGAAGCAG CTGCCTTGCATGTTAAAAACTGACGTTATAGCTCGCTATTATGGGCTGGAGAAAGGACAAGTTGTCAAAATCACTCATAGTGGTCCAGTGGTTGATTCTCACGTGACTTACCGTTGTGTTGCATAG
- the LOC106760544 gene encoding DNA-directed RNA polymerase V subunit 5C isoform X2, which translates to MECIASLIDNGSVESSRYFLSRRTVLEMLADRGYDVVQHANLTSSLSDFRSRFGQQPNHEALGFCVSHLSNPSNTVQVAFAGTDAIKMGTVMEICSRIVDSGNLKSLIIIVQSKITSFAQKKLMNLAYKVEIIRIEDLLINITKHVLQPKYEILTDEEKKALLTKHNLEEKQECLLELRRIKNKSCVW; encoded by the exons ATGGAATGCATCGCAAGTTTGATAGACAACGGGAGCGTTGAGAGCAGTCGCTACTTCCTGAGCCGTCGAACGGTGTTGGAAATGCTCGCCGACAGAGGCTACGACGTCGTTCAGCACGCAAACCTCACCTCCTCGCTCAGCGACTTCCGTTCCCGCTTCGGCCAACAACCAAACCATGAAGCCCTCGGTTTCTGCGTTTCGCATCTCTCCAACCCCTCCAACACT GTCCAGGTCGCGTTTGCCGGAACCGATGCTATAAAAATGGGAACCGTCATGGAAATATGCAGCCGGATTGTCGACAGTGGAAACTTGAAATCGCTCATAATCATTGTGCAGAGCAAAATCACTTCCTTCGCACAGAAAAAATTGATGAACTTGGCATACAAAGTTGAGATTATCAGG ATTGAAGATTTGCTTATCAACATTACAAAGCATGTTTTACAACCAAAGTATGAGATACTAACTGATGAGGAGAAGAAAGCACTGCTCACCAAGCATAACTTGGAAGAGAAGCAG GAATGCTTGTTGGAGTTGAGGAGGATCAAGAATAAGTCTTGTGTATGGTAG
- the LOC106760544 gene encoding DNA-directed RNA polymerase V subunit 5C isoform X3, with amino-acid sequence MECIASLIDNGSVESSRYFLSRRTVLEMLADRGYDVVQHANLTSSLSDFRSRFGQQPNHEALGFCVSHLSNPSNTVQVAFAGTDAIKMGTVMEICSRIVDSGNLKSLIIIVQSKITSFAQKKLMNLAYKVEIIRIEDLLINITKHVLQPKYEILTDEEKKALLTKHNLEEKQWHK; translated from the exons ATGGAATGCATCGCAAGTTTGATAGACAACGGGAGCGTTGAGAGCAGTCGCTACTTCCTGAGCCGTCGAACGGTGTTGGAAATGCTCGCCGACAGAGGCTACGACGTCGTTCAGCACGCAAACCTCACCTCCTCGCTCAGCGACTTCCGTTCCCGCTTCGGCCAACAACCAAACCATGAAGCCCTCGGTTTCTGCGTTTCGCATCTCTCCAACCCCTCCAACACT GTCCAGGTCGCGTTTGCCGGAACCGATGCTATAAAAATGGGAACCGTCATGGAAATATGCAGCCGGATTGTCGACAGTGGAAACTTGAAATCGCTCATAATCATTGTGCAGAGCAAAATCACTTCCTTCGCACAGAAAAAATTGATGAACTTGGCATACAAAGTTGAGATTATCAGG ATTGAAGATTTGCTTATCAACATTACAAAGCATGTTTTACAACCAAAGTATGAGATACTAACTGATGAGGAGAAGAAAGCACTGCTCACCAAGCATAACTTGGAAGAGAAGCAG TGGCATAAATGA